In Phyllostomus discolor isolate MPI-MPIP mPhyDis1 chromosome 3, mPhyDis1.pri.v3, whole genome shotgun sequence, a single genomic region encodes these proteins:
- the DYNC2I2 gene encoding WD repeat-containing protein 34 isoform X1, which translates to MATCAQPRHLCLAGSAGAVALATGRAASAEGPGRSGPLQDETLGVVSVPSQWRGVQGLRGETKSCQTASVATAEASVQTRRCADAEVQTEAVVPAGSPPAPQHDGPGLVAFLQRVEALMIRELNKNWQSHAFDGFEVNWTEPQETVTCLHTLGYPPAQGQGLHVTSVSWNSTGSVVACAYGRLDDGDWSTLKSFVCAWNLDRRGLNPRQPSAVVEVPSAVMCLAFHPTQPSHIAGGLYSGEVLVWDTGRPEDPLLWRTGLTDDTHTDPVYQVLWLPEPRHSHRWQVLSVATDGKVLLWQAAGPGQLQLAGGFALVVQQLPRNTKLKKPHRGETEVGTTAVAFSSFDPGLFVLGTEGGFPLKCSLAAEEAAATRAPSSVPLRAPAQFTFSPHGGPVYSVSCSPFHRNLFLSAGTDGHVHLHSMLQAQPLTSLQLSRKYLFAVRWSPVRPLVFAAASGEGDVQLFDLQKSSQKPTVSVKQTQDESPVYCLEFNQHQTQLLAAGDAEGVVKVWQLSTEFTEQGPRETEALERLAAEVAA; encoded by the exons ATGGCAACCTGCGCGCAGCCCAGGCACCTCTGCCTGGCGGGAAGCGCGGGTGCTGTGGCGCTGGCGACTGGGCGGGCTGCGAGCGCCGAGGGGCCCGGGCGGTCGGGGCCGCTGCAGGACGAGACCCTGGGCGTGGTGTCCGTGCCTTCGCAGTGGAGGGGCGTCCAGGGCCTCCGCGGGGAGACG AAAAGCTGCCAGACGGCCAGCGTCGCCACTGCTGAAGCATCCGTGCAGACCCGGAGGTGTGCAGATGCCGAGGTGCAGACCGAGGCCGTGGTGCCGGCGGGCTCCCCGCCCGCGCCCCAGCACGACGGCCCCGGGCTTGTGGCCTTTCTGCAGAGAGTGGAGGCCCTCATGATCCGGGAGCTGAACAAGAACTGGCAGAGCCACGCCTTCGACGGCTTCGAGGTGAACTGGACGGAGCCGCAGGAGACG GTGACGTGCCTGCACACCCTGGGCTACCCGCCCGCCCAAGGGCAGGGTCTGCACGTGACCAGTGTCTCCTGGAACAGCACGGGCTCAGTGGTGGCCTGTGCCTATGGCCG GCTGGATGACGGGGACTGGAGCACCCTGAAGTCCTTCGTGTGTGCCTGGAACCTGGACCGGCGAGGCCTGAACCCCCGGCAGCCGTCGGCGGTGGTGGAGGTGCCCAGTGCCGTCATGTGCCTGGCCTTCCACCCCACGCAGCCCTCCCACATTGCAG GTGGCCTGTACAGCGGCGAGGTGCTGGTGTGGGACACGGGCCGCCCTGAGGACCCACTGCTCTGGCGTACGGGCCTGACAGACGACACGCACACGGACCCGGTGTACCAG GTGCTCTGGCTCCCCGAGCCCCGCCACAGCCACCGCTGGCAGGTGCTGAGTGTGGCCACCGATGGGAAGGTGCTGCTCTGGCAGGCAGCTGGGCCGGGCCAGCTGCAGCTCGCAGGCGGCTTCGCCCTGGTCGTGCAGCAGCTGCCACGGAACACCAAGCTGAAGAAG CCGCACCGGGGAGAGACCGAGGTGGGAACCACGGCGGTGGCTTTCTCCAGCTTTGACCCTGGCCTTTTCGTCCTGGGCACGGAAGGCGGCTTCCCGCTCAAGTGCTCCCTGGCGGCGGAGGAGGCCGCGGCCACGCGGGCCCCGAGCTCCGTGCCCCTGCGGGCCCCGGCCCAGTTCACCTTCTCTCCCCACGGCGGCCCCGTCTACTCCGTGAGCTGCTCCCCTTTCCacag GAACCTCTTCCTGAGCGCGGGCACGGACGGGCACGTGCACCTGCACTCCATGCTGCAGGCCCAGCCCCTGACCTCCCTGCAGCTGTCCCGCAAGTACCTGTTCGCCGTGCGCTGGTCCCCTGTGCGTCCCCTGGTGTTCGCGGCCGCGTCCGGTGAAG GTGACGTGCAGCTGTTTGACCTCCAGAAAAGCTCCCAGAAACCCACAGTGTCAGTCAAACAGACCCAGGACGAAAGCCCCGTCTACTGCCTGGAATTTAATCAGCATCAAACtcagctgctggctgctggcgACGCCGAGGGCGTGGTGAAGGTCTGGCAGCTGAGCACCGAGTTCACCGAGCAAGGGCCCCGGGAGACGGAGGCCTTGGAGCGGCTGGCGGCGGAGGTGGCCGCCTGA
- the DYNC2I2 gene encoding WD repeat-containing protein 34 isoform X2: protein MATCAQPRHLCLAGSAGAVALATGRAASAEGPGRSGPLQDETLGVVSVPSQWRGVQGLRGETVTCLHTLGYPPAQGQGLHVTSVSWNSTGSVVACAYGRLDDGDWSTLKSFVCAWNLDRRGLNPRQPSAVVEVPSAVMCLAFHPTQPSHIAGGLYSGEVLVWDTGRPEDPLLWRTGLTDDTHTDPVYQVLWLPEPRHSHRWQVLSVATDGKVLLWQAAGPGQLQLAGGFALVVQQLPRNTKLKKPHRGETEVGTTAVAFSSFDPGLFVLGTEGGFPLKCSLAAEEAAATRAPSSVPLRAPAQFTFSPHGGPVYSVSCSPFHRNLFLSAGTDGHVHLHSMLQAQPLTSLQLSRKYLFAVRWSPVRPLVFAAASGEGDVQLFDLQKSSQKPTVSVKQTQDESPVYCLEFNQHQTQLLAAGDAEGVVKVWQLSTEFTEQGPRETEALERLAAEVAA, encoded by the exons ATGGCAACCTGCGCGCAGCCCAGGCACCTCTGCCTGGCGGGAAGCGCGGGTGCTGTGGCGCTGGCGACTGGGCGGGCTGCGAGCGCCGAGGGGCCCGGGCGGTCGGGGCCGCTGCAGGACGAGACCCTGGGCGTGGTGTCCGTGCCTTCGCAGTGGAGGGGCGTCCAGGGCCTCCGCGGGGAGACG GTGACGTGCCTGCACACCCTGGGCTACCCGCCCGCCCAAGGGCAGGGTCTGCACGTGACCAGTGTCTCCTGGAACAGCACGGGCTCAGTGGTGGCCTGTGCCTATGGCCG GCTGGATGACGGGGACTGGAGCACCCTGAAGTCCTTCGTGTGTGCCTGGAACCTGGACCGGCGAGGCCTGAACCCCCGGCAGCCGTCGGCGGTGGTGGAGGTGCCCAGTGCCGTCATGTGCCTGGCCTTCCACCCCACGCAGCCCTCCCACATTGCAG GTGGCCTGTACAGCGGCGAGGTGCTGGTGTGGGACACGGGCCGCCCTGAGGACCCACTGCTCTGGCGTACGGGCCTGACAGACGACACGCACACGGACCCGGTGTACCAG GTGCTCTGGCTCCCCGAGCCCCGCCACAGCCACCGCTGGCAGGTGCTGAGTGTGGCCACCGATGGGAAGGTGCTGCTCTGGCAGGCAGCTGGGCCGGGCCAGCTGCAGCTCGCAGGCGGCTTCGCCCTGGTCGTGCAGCAGCTGCCACGGAACACCAAGCTGAAGAAG CCGCACCGGGGAGAGACCGAGGTGGGAACCACGGCGGTGGCTTTCTCCAGCTTTGACCCTGGCCTTTTCGTCCTGGGCACGGAAGGCGGCTTCCCGCTCAAGTGCTCCCTGGCGGCGGAGGAGGCCGCGGCCACGCGGGCCCCGAGCTCCGTGCCCCTGCGGGCCCCGGCCCAGTTCACCTTCTCTCCCCACGGCGGCCCCGTCTACTCCGTGAGCTGCTCCCCTTTCCacag GAACCTCTTCCTGAGCGCGGGCACGGACGGGCACGTGCACCTGCACTCCATGCTGCAGGCCCAGCCCCTGACCTCCCTGCAGCTGTCCCGCAAGTACCTGTTCGCCGTGCGCTGGTCCCCTGTGCGTCCCCTGGTGTTCGCGGCCGCGTCCGGTGAAG GTGACGTGCAGCTGTTTGACCTCCAGAAAAGCTCCCAGAAACCCACAGTGTCAGTCAAACAGACCCAGGACGAAAGCCCCGTCTACTGCCTGGAATTTAATCAGCATCAAACtcagctgctggctgctggcgACGCCGAGGGCGTGGTGAAGGTCTGGCAGCTGAGCACCGAGTTCACCGAGCAAGGGCCCCGGGAGACGGAGGCCTTGGAGCGGCTGGCGGCGGAGGTGGCCGCCTGA